In the genome of Sporichthyaceae bacterium, one region contains:
- a CDS encoding YciI family protein: MTRHFVYRLIPHQPQGGDPSADAVIGEHLAYWAALFDAGQVVVAGPVSSELGVWGLAIVAAQDAEQVCSLGRADPAVLAGIADFEVLEMPSSLARPLRPSAAANPRRLAHPRPTRDVPRRPRRCD; the protein is encoded by the coding sequence GTGACGCGGCACTTCGTCTACCGCCTGATCCCGCACCAGCCGCAGGGCGGCGACCCCAGCGCCGACGCCGTGATCGGTGAGCACCTGGCGTACTGGGCCGCGCTGTTCGACGCCGGCCAGGTCGTGGTCGCCGGTCCGGTGAGCAGCGAGCTCGGGGTCTGGGGGCTGGCGATCGTCGCGGCGCAGGACGCCGAGCAGGTGTGCAGCCTCGGCCGCGCGGACCCGGCCGTGCTGGCCGGCATCGCCGACTTCGAGGTGCTGGAGATGCCCAGCTCACTGGCCAGGCCGTTGCGGCCCAGCGCAGCTGCCAACCCTCGTCGCCTGGCTCACCCACGACCTACCCGAGACGTTCCCCGCAGGCCACGGCGCTGCGACTGA